The DNA sequence TGGCGGCCATACTTGGCCTGGAGGATAAGATCGTAGAAGATATTTGTTCCGGAATTCAGGAAACGGTGGTACCGGCCAACTATAACTGTCCCGGCCAGCTGGTTATCTCGGGAACCGTCGAAGGCGTAGAAGAGGCTTGCAGAAAACTAACCGAAGCAGGTGCCCGCAGGGCGGTGATCCTGAGTGTCGGCGGCGCTTTCCATTCCCCGCTGATGGAGCCGGCCAGGGGCGAGTTGGAAAAAGCTATCCAGGATACCTCCTTTACCCGCCCGGTTTGCCCGGTTTATCAGAATATTACGGCACAGCCAGCCAGTGACCCCGATATCATAAAAAAGAACCTGGTTGCTCAATTGACAGGCCCGGTAAGATGGACCCAAACGATCCTGAATATGATCGCCGGAGGGGCGGATGCGTTTATTGAAACAGGCCCCGGGAATGTGCTGCAGGGGTTGGTCAGGAAAACCGACCGCTCAGTAAGCGCGGCGGCCATTTAGAGCTAGTTTACCGAAACTGCCGGGAAGCGAAAAGGATTTTCTGTCCGGGTAAGCAGCTGCATATGCCCGCGGAGGAAGGTTTTAGCGGAGCGAGAATTTGCCTTCGCCGATCCTGCGGCCGCTGGTGAACAGATGCACGTTGTAAAGGCCTTTCTCCAGGTTATTCTCACGCGGCAGTTCCACCGCGTATACCGGGTTAGCCCGGGAATAAAAGATCGTTGTCTTGGCGGTGCAGGCAACGGATTCCCCGTTCGGGTCGTTAAAGGCAGGGGTGCCATTTCCGATGGCTTCCAGCAACTTTCCATTCGGATCAAAGATCCGGAAGTAAATTTCCCGTTCACCTTCTTCAGCTACCTGGTTGGGGTAAAAAGAAAATTCTATCCGCAGTTTATTCGCCCGGATGGCCCTGGATGTTTGATCTTCGTATTCCCTCCCATCGTCCATGCGGGAATAAAATGTAATAATATGCACCTTCTCCGTTTCCAGTAGGGCAGCTTCGGAAATTTTTTCCGTTAACTCCACGTTCCTGGTAGCCAATTCCCGGTTTCTTTGCTGCTCAACGTCCACTTTTGACCGCAAATCCTCGTTTTCAGCGAGTAATTTGCTCTTTTGCTTCTTGAGTGATCCTATCTCCGCCAGGTAAGCGCCTACGTAATTGCGGAGCCCTACTACCTCAGACTTGGCCTGCTGAAGTTGCCTGGCAGTAAGTTTGTTGTTTTGCAGCGCTTCCTGCAGCTGGGTGATCTTCTCTTTCAGCTGAGCCTGACGTGTCCTCAATTCGGCGCTCAGATCCAGGTTGAGGCTGTTCACCTTGTCCAGTTCGGTTTTCAGCTTGTTCAACTCCTGCCGGAGGAAGGCTTTCTCTTCCCGGATAGTGATCAGATTGCTTTTGGCATCATCCCGGGTAAGGAATAAATATGCATTTCCTGCTAAAAGTAACGCGATGATGCCTAATAATATATATATAGTAGCGCTTGTTCCGCTTTTAATACCGGTATCCATCTTGGTCGCTCTCTGCCTGTGAATCAGTTTCTCACAAACATTTGTTTAATGTTAACTGCTTATTAACAATTATTATACCAGCCCCCTGCAGCCTGCGGAGGCACGTATCCGGTGTATCATGGGGAATTTTTTCCATTGTCAAGGCCCTCCTTTTCCATGCTTCTTCCCGGAAGCTTCCCCGCAGGCTCCCCCCGGAATTATTGGAAATAAATTTGTTTCTTTGACCGGACAAACAAGGGACAGATGATCAGGAGAGTATTTGCAGTAATATTGCTATTAAGCGGGATTTTCAAGGGCAGCGCGCAGGAACTTCCGCCGAAAAGGGAACTAAGGGGCGTATGGATCGCTACCGTTGCAAATATAGACTGGCCAAGCGAACAGGGCCTTTCCACGCAGGCACAAAAACTTGAATTCACCAGGATGCTGGATGAGCATGAGAAAACCGGGATCAACGCCTTATTTGTTCAGGTGCGGCCTTCGGCCGACGCCTTCTATGCGGAGGGGCGCGAGCCCTGGTCACAATGGCTTACGGGCGAGCAGGGGCAGGCGCCCAGCCCCTTCTATGATCCCCTGGAATTCATGATTAAAGAAGCGCATAAACGGGGCATGGAATTACATGCCTGGTTTAATCCATACCGTGCCGTCTTTCATGCAAACGGCCCGGTGGCTCCTGATCACATCACCCGTCGTAAACCCGAATGGTTCTTTAACTACGATGGAAAAAAGCTCTTTAATCCCGGCATTCCCGAAGCCCGCGAGTATATTGTACAAGTGATCATGGACGTAGTGCGTAACTATGATATAGACGGGGTGCATTTTGACGACTACTTTTACCCTTACCCTGCCCGGGGAGAACATATTCCGGATGCCGCCCTTTACCGGAGATACGCTTCCAGCGGTATGAGCCTGGACGACTGGCGCCGGGAAAATGTGAACCTGCTGATCCGGGAACTCCAGGATAGCATCAATGGGGAAAAACCCTGGCTCAAATTCGGCATAAGCCCGTTCGGCATTTGGAAGAATCTGGACCAGGACTTCAATGGTTCCGATACGGACGGAAGCTCATCGTATTATAACCAGTTTGCTGACAGCCGCCGCTGGCTTGAAGAAGGCTGGATAGACTATATTGTTCCCCAGATCTATTTCCCGTTCGGACACAGCCGGGCGGCCTATGACAACCTGGTGCTTTGGTGGTCTGAAAATTCTTTTGACAAGCACCTGTATATAGGGCTGGGGGCGTACCGGATAACAGAATGGGGTAACCGGAGGCAAATGCCAAGGCAACTGAATTATGCGCGGAAGTATAGCGAAGTAGGCGGAGTCGTATTTTTCAGCTCCAAATCCCTGATCCGGAACCCGCTGGGATTCGCTGACTCCCTGCAGGCGAATTATTTCCATTACCCGGCCCTTCCCCTGCGATGCCGTGGAAAGACCATATAGCGCCTTTGCCTCCGGAAGAACCCCGGCTGGAAATAAACCCGGCCGAAGGCGTGCAGTTGTCCTGGAAGGCTCCCGCCGCCGCTGCAGACGGGGACCTTGCCAGGGGTTATGTGATCTACCGCTTTAAGCAGGGCGAATCACTCAGTATTGATGACCCGCGCCACATTCTCAATATCCAGTTCGGGGAAACCTCCTTTACGGACAATACTGCCCGCCGGAATGAAGATTACGTGTATGTAATCACTTCCCTTGACCGTCTGAGCAATGAAAGCACGGCTCGCTGCCGAATCAGCACACAATCTTTAAAGATTGAATAAGACTTCTTTCGGGGAACCGCGTTAAATCAATCGGGGACCCGCGTTAAATCAATTACCGCTAAGCTTTTCCTTTTCCGGGTACAGCACCACCTTTATGTAATTGGACTTGTCAAAATATTCGCCGGCCAGCTTTTTCAGGTTGTCAGGGCTTACCTGCTGCAGGGAGGCCTCAAAAAACTCCTGCGCTGCGGCCGGGTCCCTTTTCATTTCGTAGGAGCCGGCGAGCAGGCTGATCCAGTAGCCGTTTTCTTTCAGCGCTGTTTCATGCTCCCGCTTCCTGATGGCAATAACCTTGTCCAGGTCAGATTGCAGGGGTCCGCTTTCCTTCATTTTCTCGATTTCCTGGAGTACCAGCCCCATGAGCTTTTCCACGTTATCCGGCGCACAGCCAAAGGCCACCGACACGGAGTACCGCTCTTCCGGGAATTTACTGATACTGGTATTCACACCCACGCCGTACACCCCTCCGGCATCTTCCCGAAGGCTTTCCCTCAGCTTTATCTGCAAGGCCTCTCCCAGTATGGCAAGCTGGGCGTTCTTCATCCTGTCATAATCCGTCTGCCCCGTAAACACAAGCGTTACCCGGCTCTGAGGTTCGGAACCCTTGTAGACTTCTTTGCTGATCACACCTTCCGGCGGGCTTATATTCAGGTTTTTCCAGCTTTCCTCGCGGCCCGACGAAGGCAGATTGCCCAGGTAGGTCTGAAGCAAGGGCTGTATGCTGTCCAGGTCGAAACTTCCGACAAGGAAAAATGCAAAATCGCCGGCATCCGCGAAACGGTCTGCATATACCTCCTGCATGCGTTCAAATTCCAGTTCCCGGACCATTTCCGGGGTCAGTGGGGCATAACGGGCGGCATAGCTATTCATTACGCTCCTTAGCGTGTCCCCATATACCGACATGGGCGACTTATCCTTGTTCTGCAGGAAAGTTAGCTGTCTTGCCTGCCAGGTCTTGAGGGCGTCGCTGTCAAAACGGGGCTGGGTAAAATAAAGGTAGGTCAACTGGAACAGCGTTTCAATATCGTCTATATTGGCTGAACCTGAAAAACCTTCTTCCAGCGTGGAAATATAAGGCGCAACTCCCACGGTCTTCCCTTCCAGCAGTTTGCGCAGCACCTTTTCTTCAAAACCCGCAATACCGCTCTGCGTGAGAATGCCGGTTGCGTTGGCCGCTTCCAAATAATCCTCGTCCGGGTACAGCGAAGTTCCTCCCGGGCTATAAGCCCTGAAAAGCACTTCCTTATTCTTAAAATCGGTCGGCTTAAGGAAAACTTCCACGCCGTTCTCCAGTTCAAGTTTCGTCACCCCGATTTCTTCTATTTGTTCCCTGGATACTATCTTCGCCGGGGAAAGTTCTTCGGAGAACAAAGGTTTATCTGCCACCACATCCTCGTAAGGGCTTACTTCCAGGCCGGAAGAATTATTCAGAATGGCCAGCAATTCCTCTTCCGACGGAAGGCTGTCCTTCTGGTTTTCAGGAGCGGTAAGGATCACTACCCGGTTGCTGTCGGAAATAAGGCTTCCGGCCAGCGTATTCAGCTCTTCCACGCCAATTTCGTCCAGGTGTTCCTTCACGAACGCGTATTCGAATTCAATACCCGGGCTGGCCTCATCCTTAAGGAAATGGTTAATATACTCATCGATAAAGGCCCTGTTTTCCCGTTTATCCCTTTCCGACCAGGAATTTTCATAACTGTTCAGAATGTCGGTCTTTGCCCGTTCAAGTTCCGTTGGGGTGAAGCCGAAGCGCTGGACCCGCAGGTTCTCTTTCAGCAGCGTGGTAAGAGCCGCCCTCACCTGTCCCTCTTTGGGCACGGACGCCAGTACATATGCATCTTTGTTGCTGATAAAGGCAGAAACAGAGCTTACCGCGAACAGGAAGGGCGCATCCGGCTGCTGCCGGATCTCATTGATGCGGTCATTGAGCATCTTATTATAAAGCGATCGCTCCAGCAGCTTCATATAATCGGCTTCTGTTTCCACCTTCACAGCGGGCCGCTTATAATAGACCGAAAGCTGAATGTACTGCGCTTCCTTGTCAGTTACAATGGATACCTGCGGCTCGGTATGATCCGGCAATGTGTATTCTGTTCGATCCCGGGGGCTCTGAACCGGCGAAATGCTGCCAAAATGCTTTTTTATCAGCGCTTCTACCGCAGCCACATCGAAATCCCCGACGGCTATTACGGCCATCAGGCCGGGCCGGTACCAATCCTTATAAAAGGAGATCAGTTCAGGATGTTCGAAATTTTCAATGATCTCCGGCTTCCCGATAGGTAAGCGGTCCGCGTAGCGCGACTGGTACAGCAGGGTTGGAAAATATTGCTGCTGCATCCGCTGCGCCGCGCCAAGGCGTAACCGCCATTCTTCCAGCACCACTCCGCGTTCCTTTTCTATCTCCTCCGGGTTAAAAGAAAGATTATGTGCCCAGTCTTCCAGCACCTGGAACCCTGTTTTGAACACTTCCACGGTATCGGTAGGCAGGGACAGCATATATACCGTTTCGTCAAAGCTCGTATAGGCATTCAGGTGCGCGCCGAAACGCACCCCGGAGCGTTCCAGGAAATTGATCAGCTCGTTTTTGCTGAAATTTTTGGTGCCGTTAAAAGCCATGTGTTCTACAAAATGCGCCAGTCCCTGCTGGGCATCGTTCTCCAGTATGGAACCCGCCTTTACCACCAGGCGAAGTTCGGCCCGGTTTTCCGGTTTTTCATTGTGCTGGATGTAGTAAGTAAGGCCGTTGCTGAGCGTACCGGTGCTTACCTCCGGATTCAGAGGCAGTTCTTTCCCCGGATCCTGGGCCTGAAGGGCAAAGGAAACCCCCAACCCGAACAGTCCTGTTAAAATAGTACGTGAAACATTCATACGATAATTATTAATTGGTTAGATTTTGATAATAATATTTTTCCTGTACATGACCCACAAGATGAGGTACCAGCCCAGGATATAACTGACGGCCCATGCCAGCGAAGCATTGACCGGCGAAAACCAAGGCGTGTAAAAGGTCTCATACAACCATTGCCGGAGGTTCATTCCCTCCACCGTTTCAATGCGCGTTAAAATACGCGGCACCAGTCCGGAAACAAAGAAAACGGTGATGGCGTTTATCCCGTAAATGACAAAGGGTGTGGTAAATCTCCGGAAATCCTTTACATCGATGAGCCAGTAAAGCGTCGCCAGGCCCGAAACCGCCCAGCCTCCGGCATACAGTACGTAAGAACTGGTCCACAGCGCTTTATTTATGGGGAAAAACAGGTCCCATATGAGGCCTCCCAGAATTCCGGCAAAGCCGAACGTGAACATCCAGGCAACCTTATTCCCGGGCGCGTCTTCCTTTTTAAGCCATAAGCCGCAGAGGATTCCAGCCAGCGCCGTGGCAACAGCGGGAATGGTACTCCATATGCCTTCCGGGTCCCAGGTCTTCGATGTTTTCCATAAATGACTGGTCGTTAGTACGGTCCGGTCAATCCAGGCGCCCAGGTTAGTTTCGGGGCCCAGGCTGGCCGCCCCCACGCCGGGAACCGGGATCAAAGTCATGCTCAGGTAATAGAATAGGAGCAACCCTCCCCCGTCCAGGCAAGCGACCTGGGTGAGAGTTTCAAAAATAAGAAGGAGGCGATCATGTACACCAGGGCAATGCGCTGCAATACCCCGGGAATGCGGACAGTAGAAAAATCAAAACGGGGGAAAAGGTTCAGGAACAAGCCAAGCCCGAAAAGGATGAGTGTCCGGATAAGGATCTTCTTCACCAGGCCCCGCCTGCTTTCCGGATCTTTCTTCCGGGAAGATATGGCGTAGGCAATGGACACCCCGACGATAAAAAGGAAAAAAGGGAATACCAGGTCAGTTGGGGTGCAGCCGTTCCAGTGAGCGTGAAGCAGCGGAGCATACACGTTCCCCCAGTCACCGGGATTATTGACAAGGATCATGGCCGCTACGGTGGCGCCTCTGAAAACGTCCAGTGACAGCAGCCGTTTGTTAAAGGTCGATCCTGCCGCGGTTTCCATTGTCAGAATTTCCAGCGAACGAAGGCCTCCATGGCCGCATATTCGGCGAGGCCCAGCTTATTGTACAGCGCTGCGGTGGCGGCGTTCCGGTCTTCGGCCCGCTGCCAGAATTCACGGGAATCATTTCCCTGGAAAACCACGCCGTCCTTTTGCGACTGGTGCTTGAAGATCCCGTATCGTTTTTGCAGCACCTGTTCCGGGCTCATGGGAACCGCCATTTCTATTTCATGGATATCCCACTCAGCCCAGGCTCCGCGGTACAGCCATAGCCAGCAATCCTTCATATACTCCTTGTCCTTTAACTGCTCAATAGCGGCGAATACGGCGTCAAGGCAAACTTTATGCGTTCCGTGCGGGTCCGCCAGGTCCCCGGCCGCATAGATCTGCTGCGGCTTTACCTGGTCTATGAGGCGGGCCACGATCTGCACGTCTTCATCGCCAAGGGGCTTTTTCTGCACGAGGCCGGTTTCGTAGAAGGGAAGGTCCAGGAAATGTACCTGTTCGTCCGGGAGGCCCACGAAGCGGCAAGTGGCCTTTGCTTCACTACGGCGGATGATGGCTTTCACAGTTCTTACTTCCGGAATATCGATTTCCCCGGGTTTCTTTTTCTTCAGAAAATCCCGTGCAGTATCATAAACGCTATGGTCAATCCCCTGC is a window from the Anseongella ginsenosidimutans genome containing:
- a CDS encoding acyltransferase family protein translates to MTLIPVPGVGAASLGPETNLGAWIDRTVLTTSHLWKTSKTWDPEGIWSTIPAVATALAGILCGLWLKKEDAPGNKVAWMFTFGFAGILGGLIWDLFFPINKALWTSSYVLYAGGWAVSGLATLYWLIDVKDFRRFTTPFVIYGINAITVFFVSGLVPRILTRIETVEGMNLRQWLYETFYTPWFSPVNASLAWAVSYILGWYLILWVMYRKNIIIKI
- a CDS encoding glycoside hydrolase family 10 protein, whose translation is MIRRVFAVILLLSGIFKGSAQELPPKRELRGVWIATVANIDWPSEQGLSTQAQKLEFTRMLDEHEKTGINALFVQVRPSADAFYAEGREPWSQWLTGEQGQAPSPFYDPLEFMIKEAHKRGMELHAWFNPYRAVFHANGPVAPDHITRRKPEWFFNYDGKKLFNPGIPEAREYIVQVIMDVVRNYDIDGVHFDDYFYPYPARGEHIPDAALYRRYASSGMSLDDWRRENVNLLIRELQDSINGEKPWLKFGISPFGIWKNLDQDFNGSDTDGSSSYYNQFADSRRWLEEGWIDYIVPQIYFPFGHSRAAYDNLVLWWSENSFDKHLYIGLGAYRITEWGNRRQMPRQLNYARKYSEVGGVVFFSSKSLIRNPLGFADSLQANYFHYPALPLRCRGKTI
- a CDS encoding M16 family metallopeptidase; amino-acid sequence: MNVSRTILTGLFGLGVSFALQAQDPGKELPLNPEVSTGTLSNGLTYYIQHNEKPENRAELRLVVKAGSILENDAQQGLAHFVEHMAFNGTKNFSKNELINFLERSGVRFGAHLNAYTSFDETVYMLSLPTDTVEVFKTGFQVLEDWAHNLSFNPEEIEKERGVVLEEWRLRLGAAQRMQQQYFPTLLYQSRYADRLPIGKPEIIENFEHPELISFYKDWYRPGLMAVIAVGDFDVAAVEALIKKHFGSISPVQSPRDRTEYTLPDHTEPQVSIVTDKEAQYIQLSVYYKRPAVKVETEADYMKLLERSLYNKMLNDRINEIRQQPDAPFLFAVSSVSAFISNKDAYVLASVPKEGQVRAALTTLLKENLRVQRFGFTPTELERAKTDILNSYENSWSERDKRENRAFIDEYINHFLKDEASPGIEFEYAFVKEHLDEIGVEELNTLAGSLISDSNRVVILTAPENQKDSLPSEEELLAILNNSSGLEVSPYEDVVADKPLFSEELSPAKIVSREQIEEIGVTKLELENGVEVFLKPTDFKNKEVLFRAYSPGGTSLYPDEDYLEAANATGILTQSGIAGFEEKVLRKLLEGKTVGVAPYISTLEEGFSGSANIDDIETLFQLTYLYFTQPRFDSDALKTWQARQLTFLQNKDKSPMSVYGDTLRSVMNSYAARYAPLTPEMVRELEFERMQEVYADRFADAGDFAFFLVGSFDLDSIQPLLQTYLGNLPSSGREESWKNLNISPPEGVISKEVYKGSEPQSRVTLVFTGQTDYDRMKNAQLAILGEALQIKLRESLREDAGGVYGVGVNTSISKFPEERYSVSVAFGCAPDNVEKLMGLVLQEIEKMKESGPLQSDLDKVIAIRKREHETALKENGYWISLLAGSYEMKRDPAAAQEFFEASLQQVSPDNLKKLAGEYFDKSNYIKVVLYPEKEKLSGN
- a CDS encoding heparan-alpha-glucosaminide N-acetyltransferase domain-containing protein, giving the protein METAAGSTFNKRLLSLDVFRGATVAAMILVNNPGDWGNVYAPLLHAHWNGCTPTDLVFPFFLFIVGVSIAYAISSRKKDPESRRGLVKKILIRTLILFGLGLFLNLFPRFDFSTVRIPGVLQRIALVYMIASFLFLKLSPRSLAWTGEGCSYSIT
- a CDS encoding fibronectin type III domain-containing protein, encoding MPWKDHIAPLPPEEPRLEINPAEGVQLSWKAPAAAADGDLARGYVIYRFKQGESLSIDDPRHILNIQFGETSFTDNTARRNEDYVYVITSLDRLSNESTARCRISTQSLKIE